One part of the Terrimicrobium sacchariphilum genome encodes these proteins:
- a CDS encoding LysR family transcriptional regulator — protein MHQLRYVVAVARTGTFSRAAEECRVAQPSLSQQIQKLEDELGERLFDRLRRGAKLTAHGEAFLPRAVRILEEVEAARHEAREANALLRGTLSLGVLPTIAPYLLRDVLVRFAASYPDVQVVIHEDTTAALLRQLHSCEIDLALASRPLDDATLTIRDLFSEELKLALPPGHRLARRRQPITLDDLREEQLIVMKPGHCLGEQVLGFCQRGDTAPRIAFRGAQLETIQSLVHAGIGLSLIPAMAARPDHPAAPVYRSLNHPRPQRTISALWTKNRPPTRAAGEFLRIVEAGSMKD, from the coding sequence ATGCACCAGCTCCGCTACGTCGTCGCCGTGGCGCGCACCGGGACCTTCTCCCGCGCCGCCGAGGAGTGCCGCGTCGCGCAACCCTCCCTCAGCCAGCAGATCCAGAAGCTCGAGGACGAGCTCGGCGAACGCCTCTTCGACCGCCTGCGCCGGGGCGCGAAACTCACCGCCCACGGCGAGGCCTTCCTCCCCCGCGCCGTCCGCATCCTCGAGGAGGTCGAGGCCGCCCGGCACGAGGCTCGCGAGGCCAATGCCCTCCTGCGCGGCACCCTCTCCCTCGGCGTGCTCCCCACCATCGCCCCCTACCTGCTGCGCGACGTCCTCGTGCGCTTCGCCGCCAGCTACCCCGACGTGCAGGTCGTCATTCACGAGGACACCACCGCCGCCCTCCTGCGCCAGCTCCACTCCTGCGAGATCGACCTCGCCCTCGCCAGCCGTCCGCTCGACGACGCCACGCTCACCATCCGCGACCTCTTCAGCGAAGAGCTCAAGCTCGCCCTGCCCCCCGGCCACCGCCTCGCCCGCCGCCGCCAGCCCATCACGCTCGACGACCTCCGCGAGGAACAACTCATCGTCATGAAGCCCGGCCACTGCCTGGGCGAGCAAGTCCTCGGCTTCTGCCAGCGCGGCGACACCGCCCCGCGAATCGCCTTCCGGGGCGCGCAGTTGGAGACGATCCAATCCCTCGTCCACGCCGGCATCGGCCTCTCGCTCATCCCCGCGATGGCCGCCCGCCCCGACCACCCCGCCGCCCCCGTCTACCGTTCCCTGAACCACCCCCGCCCCCAACGCACCATCTCCGCCCTCTGGACCAAAAACCGCCCGCCCACACGTGCCGCCGGGGAGTTTTTGAGGATTGTGGAGGCTGGATCAATGAAAGACTAG
- a CDS encoding DNA cytosine methyltransferase produces MLKPPTKGYAAVIEEAESQGLVTPPSKGTLHCIDLFAGCGGLSLGLEESGFKPLLFSELNHSAAETYIANRVGQGIIPYGDIYQLTDENLEMLQVNWKYLGINEIDLVCGGPPCQGYSGIGHRRTFKLDKKDIPSNHLYQEMARVIRCVRPRAFLFENVRGLLTSKWSASGKNGEVFKAVLEEFKSIPDYCIRWQLVHAKDYGVPQNRPRVLMVGIRRDLVEPRFQTRLFDEPVTIDRPTAVKDGFLPAPSGTAPTLVELLSDLEDPGYLSKRATEFYVNNPKNALQRSLRTKPDGTLLAKGDELTEQEYSEHADYIREKFAYMIANNGEIPEKYKTKKFAQRVFPREWTVSGPNITATSLPEDYVHYSQPRGPTVREWARIQTFPDWYIFRGPRTTGGRRRAGDPDAGIWDRDVPRYTQIGNAVPVQLAQKVGAHLAGILRGSIKVTP; encoded by the coding sequence ATGTTGAAACCACCGACCAAAGGGTACGCCGCCGTTATTGAAGAAGCTGAGTCTCAAGGCCTAGTGACTCCGCCCTCCAAGGGAACGCTTCATTGCATTGACCTCTTCGCAGGATGCGGAGGTTTGTCTCTCGGCCTTGAGGAGTCAGGATTTAAGCCATTGTTATTCAGTGAATTAAATCACTCCGCTGCCGAAACCTACATTGCCAACCGCGTTGGTCAGGGCATCATTCCATACGGCGACATCTATCAGCTTACGGACGAAAATCTGGAGATGCTTCAGGTTAATTGGAAGTATCTGGGAATAAACGAGATCGACCTCGTTTGCGGAGGTCCTCCCTGTCAGGGGTATAGCGGAATTGGTCACCGCCGCACCTTCAAGCTCGATAAAAAAGATATCCCATCAAATCACCTGTACCAAGAAATGGCGCGTGTGATTCGGTGTGTACGCCCAAGGGCCTTTCTATTCGAGAATGTCCGTGGACTCCTCACCTCGAAGTGGTCTGCATCGGGAAAAAACGGCGAAGTCTTCAAGGCCGTGTTGGAGGAATTCAAGAGCATCCCGGATTACTGCATTCGCTGGCAATTGGTCCACGCGAAAGACTATGGCGTGCCTCAAAACCGTCCACGGGTGCTGATGGTCGGCATTCGCAGGGATCTAGTGGAGCCGCGCTTTCAGACTCGACTCTTTGACGAGCCCGTCACCATAGATCGACCTACAGCAGTAAAGGACGGATTCCTGCCTGCACCTTCAGGCACAGCACCGACCTTGGTTGAGCTGCTGTCTGATCTAGAAGATCCGGGCTACCTAAGCAAGCGAGCGACAGAGTTCTACGTTAACAATCCCAAGAATGCACTCCAGCGATCACTCCGGACAAAACCAGATGGAACCCTCTTGGCAAAAGGTGATGAACTGACAGAGCAGGAATACTCGGAACACGCCGACTATATCCGCGAGAAATTCGCCTACATGATCGCGAACAACGGCGAAATTCCTGAGAAGTACAAAACCAAGAAATTTGCTCAACGGGTTTTCCCGCGAGAATGGACTGTTTCCGGCCCAAACATCACCGCTACATCGCTCCCCGAGGATTACGTGCATTATTCCCAGCCGCGAGGCCCGACGGTTCGCGAATGGGCTCGTATCCAAACCTTTCCTGACTGGTACATCTTCCGGGGACCGAGAACTACCGGAGGTCGTCGCCGTGCCGGTGATCCCGACGCTGGCATCTGGGATCGAGACGTTCCCAGGTATACGCAAATCGGAAACGCTGTACCCGTTCAGCTTGCGCAAAAGGTTGGCGCACACCTAGCTGGCATTTTAAGAGGATCAATTAAAGTCACTCCGTGA
- the katG gene encoding catalase/peroxidase HPI, producing the protein MSSESKCPFHHTTPASGTTNTDWWPNRLKVELLSQHSAKSNPMEPEFDYAKEFQSLDLAAVKRDLAALMTDSQDWWPADFGHYGPLFIRMAWHSAGTYRTGDGRGGGGRGQQRFAPLNSWPDNVSLDKARRLLWPIKQKYGRKISWADLLILTGNVALETMGFKTFGYAGGRVDTWEPDQDVYWGRETTWLGGDLRYAHGSEGVDKDGGVLVSEDNADGQMHGRNLENPLAAVQMGLIYVNPEGPDGNPDPIAAAKDIRDTFGRMAMNDEETVALIAGGHTFGKTHGAGPASNVGPEPEAAGLEQQGLGWANSYGSGKGADTITSGLEVTWTTTPTQWSNGFFQNLFGYEWELTKSPAGAHQWKPKGDAGAGTVPHAADPEKRIAPSMLTTDLALRYDPAYEKISRRFMENPAEFAEAFARAWFKLTHRDMGPRSRYLGPEVPAEDLIWQDPIPAVNHALIDEADVAALKEKILATGLTVAELVSTAWASASTFRGSDMRGGANGARIRLAPQKFWAVNEPTKLAKVLDALETVQGDFNATQATGKRVSLADLIVLGGSAGIEQAARAAGHELTVPFTPGRMDAAQEQTDVESFSVLEPVADGFRNYSKGRFAVSPEALLIDKAQLLTLSAPEMTALIGGLRVLGANFGGATHGVFTDRPGALTNDYFVNLLDMGTAWTATSPELYEGHDRKTGSPRWTGTRVDLVFGSNSILRALAEVYACADGEQKFLEDFVAAWVKVMNLDRFELKA; encoded by the coding sequence ATGTCGAGCGAAAGCAAATGCCCCTTCCACCACACGACCCCGGCGAGCGGAACCACGAATACGGATTGGTGGCCGAATCGCCTGAAGGTCGAACTCCTCAGCCAGCACTCGGCGAAGTCGAACCCGATGGAGCCGGAGTTTGATTATGCGAAGGAATTCCAATCGCTCGACCTCGCGGCGGTGAAGCGCGATCTGGCGGCGCTGATGACGGATTCGCAGGACTGGTGGCCGGCGGACTTTGGCCACTACGGGCCGCTCTTCATTCGCATGGCGTGGCACAGCGCGGGCACGTACCGCACGGGCGACGGACGCGGCGGCGGCGGGCGCGGGCAGCAGCGGTTTGCCCCGCTCAATAGCTGGCCCGACAACGTGAGCCTCGACAAGGCGCGCCGCCTGCTCTGGCCGATCAAGCAAAAGTACGGGCGCAAGATTTCCTGGGCCGACCTGCTCATCCTGACGGGCAACGTGGCGCTGGAGACGATGGGGTTCAAGACGTTCGGCTACGCGGGCGGTCGCGTGGATACGTGGGAGCCGGATCAGGATGTGTATTGGGGCCGCGAGACGACGTGGCTGGGCGGCGATCTGCGCTATGCCCATGGTTCCGAGGGCGTCGATAAGGACGGCGGCGTGCTGGTTTCGGAAGACAATGCCGACGGCCAGATGCACGGGCGCAATCTGGAGAATCCGCTCGCGGCGGTGCAGATGGGCCTCATTTACGTGAACCCCGAGGGGCCGGATGGCAATCCCGACCCGATCGCGGCGGCGAAGGACATTCGCGACACCTTTGGCCGCATGGCGATGAATGACGAGGAAACCGTCGCGCTCATCGCGGGCGGCCACACCTTTGGCAAGACCCACGGCGCAGGCCCGGCCTCGAATGTCGGCCCGGAACCGGAGGCGGCGGGGCTGGAACAGCAGGGCCTCGGCTGGGCAAATAGCTACGGCTCGGGCAAGGGCGCGGATACGATCACGAGCGGCCTGGAGGTGACGTGGACGACGACGCCGACGCAGTGGAGCAACGGGTTTTTCCAGAATCTCTTCGGCTACGAGTGGGAGCTGACGAAGAGCCCCGCCGGGGCGCACCAGTGGAAGCCCAAGGGCGACGCGGGCGCTGGCACCGTGCCGCACGCCGCCGACCCCGAGAAGCGCATCGCGCCCTCCATGCTCACGACGGATCTGGCGCTGCGCTACGACCCGGCGTATGAGAAAATCTCGCGCCGTTTCATGGAGAACCCGGCGGAGTTTGCCGAGGCGTTTGCCCGCGCGTGGTTCAAGCTCACGCACCGCGACATGGGGCCGCGCTCGCGCTATCTCGGGCCGGAGGTGCCCGCCGAGGACCTGATCTGGCAGGACCCGATTCCCGCCGTGAATCACGCGCTCATCGACGAGGCCGACGTGGCCGCGCTGAAGGAGAAGATTCTCGCCACGGGGCTGACTGTCGCGGAACTCGTCTCCACGGCCTGGGCGTCCGCGTCGACCTTCCGAGGCTCCGACATGCGCGGCGGGGCCAATGGCGCACGCATCCGGCTCGCACCGCAGAAATTCTGGGCGGTCAACGAACCGACGAAACTCGCCAAGGTGCTCGACGCGCTGGAGACGGTGCAGGGGGATTTCAACGCAACGCAGGCCACGGGCAAGCGCGTCTCGCTGGCCGATCTCATCGTGCTCGGCGGCAGCGCCGGGATCGAGCAGGCCGCGCGGGCGGCGGGGCATGAATTGACTGTGCCCTTCACCCCGGGCCGCATGGATGCCGCGCAGGAGCAGACGGATGTTGAGTCCTTCTCCGTGCTGGAGCCGGTGGCCGATGGATTCCGCAATTACTCGAAGGGCCGCTTCGCCGTTTCGCCGGAGGCGCTGCTGATCGACAAGGCGCAACTCCTCACGCTGAGCGCGCCGGAGATGACGGCGCTCATCGGCGGCCTGCGCGTGCTGGGGGCGAACTTCGGCGGCGCGACGCACGGGGTCTTCACCGACCGCCCCGGCGCGCTGACGAATGACTACTTTGTCAACCTCCTCGACATGGGCACCGCCTGGACCGCGACCTCGCCGGAACTCTACGAGGGCCACGACCGCAAGACGGGTTCGCCGCGTTGGACCGGCACGCGGGTCGACCTCGTCTTTGGGTCGAACTCGATCCTGCGCGCCCTGGCCGAGGTCTACGCCTGCGCCGACGGCGAGCAGAAGTTCCTCGAGGACTTCGTCGCCGCCTGGGTAAAGGTGATGAACCTCGACCGCTTCGAGCTCAAGGCGTAA
- a CDS encoding SDR family oxidoreductase, whose translation MAALPAILVTGASSGIGLATAQLLSKSGYRVFAGVRTLSDRSIQENLSEIELDVSDEASIRAAVQKMEHELEGAGLAGLINNAGIADVAPIEFHPVRNFRAVFEVNVFGLVAVTQAFLPLLHRAQGRIVNMGSIGGLITIPFGATLCASKHAVEAISDCMRLELYPAGIHVTCLQPASINSGSAEKLAAKNEQTIASLSPEGQRRYADMLRRFMKVTMESETKGSPPSLVAHAVLDVLRSEAPPARKLVGKDHLLLKLAAKALPDSIRDRLFRRLFFGSPSFGSCPASQDQETEHHSDLSVRPSASKD comes from the coding sequence ATGGCCGCGCTACCCGCGATTCTCGTCACAGGAGCTTCCTCAGGGATCGGCTTGGCAACTGCCCAGTTGCTGAGCAAATCGGGGTACCGTGTTTTTGCGGGAGTTCGCACACTTTCCGATCGATCCATTCAGGAAAACCTGAGCGAGATCGAGCTCGACGTCAGTGATGAGGCATCCATTCGTGCCGCCGTGCAGAAGATGGAGCACGAACTTGAAGGAGCCGGTCTTGCCGGGCTCATTAATAACGCAGGTATCGCGGACGTCGCTCCGATTGAATTCCATCCTGTTAGAAATTTCCGCGCAGTTTTTGAGGTCAATGTCTTCGGCCTGGTGGCTGTCACGCAGGCCTTCCTGCCTCTTCTCCATCGTGCTCAAGGCCGGATCGTCAACATGGGATCCATCGGAGGATTAATCACGATACCCTTCGGGGCCACGCTCTGTGCCTCGAAGCACGCCGTCGAGGCCATCAGTGATTGCATGCGGCTGGAGCTTTATCCCGCTGGTATTCATGTGACATGCCTGCAACCGGCCTCCATCAACTCAGGCTCCGCCGAGAAGCTCGCCGCCAAAAATGAACAGACTATCGCTTCTCTATCCCCAGAGGGGCAACGACGCTACGCCGATATGCTCAGGCGGTTTATGAAGGTTACCATGGAGTCCGAGACCAAAGGGAGTCCTCCCTCGCTTGTGGCCCACGCCGTACTTGATGTCCTGCGGAGCGAGGCTCCTCCCGCCAGGAAGCTCGTGGGCAAAGATCATCTTCTGTTGAAACTCGCCGCGAAAGCCCTTCCCGACTCCATTCGAGATCGGTTGTTTCGGAGGCTCTTTTTCGGCAGCCCATCCTTTGGTTCCTGCCCGGCCTCTCAGGACCAGGAAACGGAGCATCATTCTGATCTTTCCGTGCGCCCTTCTGCCTCGAAAGATTAA
- a CDS encoding sensor histidine kinase, whose protein sequence is MIAHDMRTPLSALMFSLRNAKAATGNPDALHRALDVAERNTVALASIVEALLDTSPDGHGRVSHAECLPADLIASAIDQIAPQSEHKRQTITIGETFPQPVLADPTRIIRVLVNLLSNAIRFSAEGGEIRVDARLRLNDGHPCVVFSVSDNGPGVPISDITKIFGEGVSIAKGGKYSSGLGLAVCKELVEAHGGRIWVETDRTDGATFSFSIPLDWENPEAHRA, encoded by the coding sequence ATGATCGCGCATGATATGCGCACCCCCCTGAGTGCGCTCATGTTCAGCCTGAGAAACGCGAAAGCGGCGACAGGCAACCCGGACGCTTTGCATCGGGCCCTGGACGTCGCTGAGCGAAACACCGTAGCGCTCGCCTCGATCGTGGAAGCGCTCCTCGACACCTCCCCCGATGGGCACGGTCGGGTTTCCCACGCCGAGTGCCTACCCGCCGACCTCATCGCCTCGGCCATCGACCAGATCGCGCCGCAGTCGGAGCACAAGCGGCAGACCATCACGATCGGCGAAACCTTTCCCCAGCCCGTCCTGGCCGACCCCACCCGCATCATCCGCGTCCTGGTCAATCTCCTCTCCAACGCCATCCGCTTCAGCGCCGAGGGCGGAGAGATCCGCGTGGACGCCCGCCTGCGCCTGAATGACGGCCATCCCTGCGTCGTTTTTTCCGTCAGCGACAATGGCCCCGGCGTGCCGATCAGCGACATCACAAAGATCTTCGGCGAGGGTGTCAGCATCGCCAAGGGCGGCAAATACTCCTCCGGCCTCGGCCTCGCCGTGTGCAAGGAACTCGTCGAGGCCCACGGCGGCCGCATCTGGGTCGAGACCGACCGCACCGACGGCGCGACCTTTTCCTTTTCCATTCCCCTCGACTGGGAGAATCCCGAGGCCCACCGCGCCTGA